The Terriglobus tenax genome contains a region encoding:
- a CDS encoding phosphoadenylyl-sulfate reductase, whose protein sequence is MSVATPVEYESLNAEQLAAQIFAEFTGVPACFTCSFQTEDMVVLDILRKQQPEIPVIFLETGYHFAETYEYRDRMVREWKLNLINALPEDTKAEHESKRGLLYIVNPTECCNLRKVGPLMKSLEPYGVWFTGLRREQSPTRANLKKVEDHRTPNGHELKKISLLADWTWDQVTAYAKQHAIPELPLYAKGYTSIGCEPCTAISTDPNNARAGRWGGKKLECGIHTFSEKTE, encoded by the coding sequence ATGAGCGTTGCTACGCCTGTCGAGTACGAATCGCTGAACGCCGAGCAACTGGCCGCGCAGATCTTTGCCGAGTTCACCGGCGTGCCCGCGTGCTTTACCTGCAGCTTCCAGACGGAAGACATGGTGGTTCTCGACATCCTGCGCAAACAGCAGCCGGAGATCCCCGTCATCTTTCTGGAGACCGGCTACCACTTTGCCGAGACGTATGAGTACCGCGACCGCATGGTGCGCGAGTGGAAGCTGAACCTGATCAATGCCCTGCCCGAGGACACGAAGGCCGAGCATGAATCGAAGCGCGGCCTGCTCTACATCGTGAACCCGACCGAGTGCTGCAACCTGCGCAAGGTGGGTCCGCTGATGAAGTCGCTGGAGCCATACGGCGTGTGGTTCACCGGCCTGCGCCGTGAGCAGTCGCCCACGCGCGCCAACCTGAAGAAGGTGGAAGACCACCGCACACCCAACGGCCACGAGCTGAAGAAGATCTCGCTGCTGGCCGACTGGACCTGGGACCAGGTGACCGCGTACGCGAAGCAGCACGCCATTCCCGAGCTGCCGCTGTATGCGAAGGGATATACGTCGATTGGCTGCGAGCCGTGCACGGCTATCTCCACCGACCCGAACAACGCCCGCGCCGGACGCTGGGGCGGCAAGAAGCTGGAGTGCGGCATTCACACGTTCAGTGAGAAGACAGAGTAG
- the cysD gene encoding sulfate adenylyltransferase subunit CysD gives MSTLLPTDAASSVAELLTPRKMDHLRALEAESIFILREAVAEFARPVMLYSIGKDSSVMLRLAQKAFYPGKFPFPLLHIDTSYKFPEMISFRDNYAKEIGADLIVHRNEKAIADGANPLDLGTQNCCGLLKTRSLLDALEEGGYDAAFGGARRDEEKSRAKERVYSFRDGNGQWDPKNQRPELWQTYNSRLKKGESIRVFPLSNWTELDIWLYLYAEQIPIVPLYFAREREAVIRSGQITLTYPNTRLLPGEKIEPVMCRMRSLGCMPCTGAIRSEADTIEKIIAELISFRRSERENRAIDHDEEGSMETKKREGYF, from the coding sequence ATGAGTACCCTTCTTCCCACTGACGCCGCATCGTCCGTTGCCGAGCTGCTGACGCCGCGCAAGATGGACCACCTTCGCGCGCTGGAGGCTGAGAGCATCTTCATTCTGCGCGAGGCGGTGGCCGAGTTTGCCCGCCCCGTCATGCTCTACTCCATCGGCAAGGATTCGAGCGTCATGCTGCGCCTGGCGCAGAAAGCCTTCTACCCCGGCAAGTTCCCTTTCCCGCTGCTGCACATTGACACCAGCTACAAGTTTCCGGAGATGATCAGCTTTCGCGATAACTACGCCAAGGAGATTGGCGCGGACCTGATTGTGCACCGCAACGAGAAGGCCATTGCCGACGGCGCGAACCCGCTCGACCTGGGAACGCAGAACTGCTGCGGCCTGCTGAAGACACGCTCTCTGCTGGATGCCCTGGAAGAGGGCGGCTACGACGCTGCCTTTGGCGGCGCTCGCCGTGATGAAGAGAAGAGCCGGGCGAAGGAACGCGTGTACAGCTTCCGCGACGGCAACGGACAGTGGGACCCCAAGAACCAGCGGCCGGAGCTGTGGCAGACCTATAATTCCCGCCTGAAGAAGGGTGAGAGCATCCGCGTGTTTCCGTTGTCGAACTGGACGGAACTCGATATCTGGCTCTACCTGTACGCCGAGCAGATTCCTATTGTGCCGCTGTACTTTGCACGCGAGCGCGAAGCGGTGATCCGCAGCGGGCAGATCACGCTGACCTATCCGAACACGCGTCTGCTGCCGGGCGAAAAGATTGAGCCGGTGATGTGCCGGATGCGCAGCCTGGGCTGCATGCCCTGCACGGGCGCGATCCGCAGCGAGGCAGACACGATTGAAAAGATCATAGCGGAACTGATCAGCTTCCGCAGGTCAGAGCGTGAGAACCGCGCGATTGACCACGACGAAGAGGGATCGATGGAAACCAAGAAGCGGGAGGGCTACTTCTAA
- a CDS encoding TIGR03435 family protein, translated as MQRLARLLALALGFGLALPSTLRAAQPTQPQFEVATVKLDPGGDPRLGFWSIPNKGEFRAEHVTLTRLFQLAYNIDASQIANRPSWMDTELYSVLARPEEGVALSREELRPGLQALLRERLHLVCHTELRQRRGYALVSSETGTWRPGPGIVPTKGDHFPGYRIDTENGHMEGCNWTMATLAQYLTPVTGFPVTDETGIKGSYDIAFTFDPTPDDTPDTGSNQPRLETALRRATGLELRVKTVPVQTVVIDSVDRVPVEN; from the coding sequence ATGCAACGACTCGCCCGCCTGCTCGCCCTCGCGCTGGGCTTCGGACTCGCCCTCCCGTCCACCCTCCGCGCCGCCCAGCCCACGCAGCCGCAGTTTGAAGTTGCCACCGTCAAGCTCGACCCCGGCGGAGACCCCCGCCTCGGCTTCTGGAGCATCCCCAATAAGGGCGAGTTCCGCGCCGAGCATGTCACCCTCACCCGCCTGTTCCAACTCGCCTACAACATCGACGCCAGCCAGATCGCCAACCGCCCCTCGTGGATGGACACCGAACTCTACTCAGTGCTGGCGCGGCCGGAGGAGGGTGTCGCCCTCAGCCGCGAAGAGCTCCGCCCCGGCCTGCAGGCGCTGCTGCGCGAAAGACTCCACCTCGTCTGCCACACCGAACTGCGCCAGCGCCGCGGCTACGCCCTCGTCTCCAGCGAGACAGGAACCTGGCGCCCCGGCCCCGGCATCGTCCCCACCAAGGGCGACCACTTCCCCGGCTACCGCATCGACACTGAGAACGGCCACATGGAAGGCTGCAACTGGACGATGGCCACCCTCGCCCAGTACCTCACCCCCGTCACCGGCTTCCCCGTAACCGACGAGACCGGCATCAAGGGCAGCTATGACATCGCCTTCACCTTCGACCCCACCCCGGACGACACCCCGGACACCGGCAGCAACCAGCCCCGCCTCGAAACCGCCCTCCGCCGCGCAACCGGCCTGGAACTACGGGTAAAGACAGTGCCCGTGCAGACAGTGGTGATCGATTCGGTCGATCGGGTGCCGGTGGAGAATTAG
- the cysN gene encoding sulfate adenylyltransferase subunit CysN has protein sequence MATTAVNTPNDFREFLDAHLDRDLLRFTTAGSVDDGKSTLIGRLLHDTKSVYEDQLASVAKSRVNRAGNGRVDLSLLTDGLRAEREQGITIDVAYRYFATSKRKFIIADTPGHEQYTRNMATGASTADVAIVLVDGSKGILPQSRRHSFIASLLGIPHVVAAVNKMDLVGYDEAKFRTIETDFRALARRLGLRNVEIIPVSALEGDNVVSPSTNMAWYGGPTLLDYLETVPLREHVANQPLRFPVQLVVRPDRTFRGFAGQVASGVVREGQHVVALPSGRRTQVKRIVTWDGDLKAAGPGESITLELADEIDLSRGEMLISPDAQANSVPTVSNAFGAKVVWMHEEPLEVGKTYLLKQTSRVVRAEVKRIPYRVDVNTFEHLDAAELKMNDIAEVEFETNLPLFFDTYRDNRVTGAAILIDPLSNATVGALMIDRAVEAAKKAELPKLIAVKDTTVATRLRELLAAAGHRAVVLQGFTAAEVPVAVRALQLAGVIAIVAGDAEGAVSITATDDAALTAALVEMGVTV, from the coding sequence ATGGCAACGACCGCCGTAAATACCCCCAACGACTTCCGCGAGTTTCTGGACGCGCACCTGGATCGCGACCTGCTGCGCTTTACCACCGCCGGATCCGTGGACGATGGCAAGAGCACACTGATTGGCCGCCTGCTGCATGACACAAAGAGCGTGTACGAGGACCAGCTCGCATCCGTTGCGAAGAGCCGTGTGAACCGCGCCGGCAATGGCCGCGTGGACTTGTCCCTGCTGACCGACGGCCTGCGTGCCGAGCGCGAGCAGGGCATCACGATTGATGTGGCGTATCGTTACTTCGCGACCTCGAAGCGCAAGTTCATCATTGCCGACACGCCGGGCCACGAGCAGTACACGCGCAACATGGCTACCGGAGCCTCGACCGCCGATGTCGCGATTGTGCTGGTCGACGGATCGAAGGGCATTCTGCCGCAGTCGCGCCGCCATTCGTTCATCGCATCGCTGCTGGGCATTCCGCATGTGGTCGCCGCCGTGAACAAGATGGACCTTGTTGGCTACGACGAGGCGAAGTTCCGCACCATTGAGACCGACTTCCGCGCCCTGGCCAGGCGCCTTGGCCTGCGCAATGTGGAGATCATCCCGGTCTCCGCGCTGGAAGGCGATAACGTCGTTAGCCCCTCTACCAACATGGCCTGGTACGGCGGCCCCACGCTGCTGGATTACCTGGAGACGGTGCCGTTGCGCGAGCATGTGGCCAACCAGCCGTTGCGCTTCCCGGTACAGCTTGTCGTGCGCCCCGACCGTACCTTCCGTGGCTTTGCCGGACAGGTGGCCAGCGGCGTGGTGCGCGAAGGTCAGCATGTTGTGGCGCTGCCCAGCGGACGCCGCACGCAGGTGAAACGCATTGTGACCTGGGACGGCGACCTGAAGGCCGCGGGTCCGGGCGAAAGCATCACGCTGGAGCTGGCCGACGAGATTGACCTGAGCCGCGGCGAGATGCTGATCTCGCCCGATGCGCAGGCCAACTCCGTGCCCACCGTCAGCAATGCCTTTGGAGCGAAGGTGGTGTGGATGCACGAGGAGCCGCTGGAGGTGGGTAAGACCTACCTGCTGAAGCAGACCTCGCGCGTGGTGCGCGCCGAAGTAAAGCGCATTCCCTACCGCGTCGACGTGAACACCTTTGAGCATCTGGATGCGGCTGAACTGAAGATGAACGACATTGCGGAGGTTGAGTTTGAGACCAACCTGCCGCTGTTCTTCGATACCTATCGCGACAACCGCGTAACGGGCGCAGCGATCCTGATCGATCCGCTGAGCAACGCGACGGTGGGCGCGCTGATGATCGACCGTGCTGTTGAAGCCGCGAAGAAGGCCGAGCTTCCGAAGCTGATCGCCGTAAAGGACACCACCGTTGCCACGCGCCTGCGCGAACTGCTGGCCGCTGCCGGACATCGCGCCGTCGTGCTGCAGGGCTTTACCGCTGCCGAGGTTCCCGTGGCGGTCCGCGCCCTGCAGCTTGCCGGAGTCATTGCGATTGTTGCCGGAGACGCGGAGGGCGCAGTCTCCATCACCGCTACCGACGATGCCGCGCTGACCGCGGCCCTGGTGGAGATGGGAGTGACCGTATGA
- the tldD gene encoding metalloprotease TldD, which translates to MTHTDHKRYFIDVLGVSERTMERCLGEALSAGGDYADLYFESVTTTSIGVDESLVKSASQGISVGCGIRVLSGERTGFAYTDDLSPEKLLRAARTAALIASGPAKQQVQGFTSPHTPELYPVAGASTDAEIAQKLELILRADRAARAFDNRITQVRAGYNDELRRILVAASDGTFASDTQPLARFNVFVIAKDATNTARGTSGGGGRVTLDFFEGAKSPEHFAREAARTAILQLGAIAAPAGEMPVVLGPGWPGVLLHEAVGHGLEADFNRKKTSAFAGLIGQQVASSKVTVVDNGIMPNRRGSLNVDDEGTPTRENVLIENGILRGYLSDKLSARLMGIPSTGSGRRESYQHITMPRMTNTYMLAGEDQPEDIIKSVKRGLYAVNFGGGQVDITNGKFVFSASEAYLIEDGKVTAPVKGATLIGNGPEALKYVSMVGNDLALDEGIGTCGKSGQSVPVGVGMPTVKLDKMTVGGTN; encoded by the coding sequence ATGACCCACACCGACCACAAGCGGTATTTCATTGACGTCCTCGGCGTCTCCGAGCGCACCATGGAGCGCTGTCTGGGGGAGGCGCTTTCTGCCGGCGGCGACTATGCCGATCTCTACTTTGAGTCGGTGACGACTACCTCCATCGGTGTGGATGAGTCGCTGGTGAAGTCCGCCAGCCAGGGCATCAGCGTGGGCTGCGGCATCCGCGTCCTCTCGGGCGAGCGCACCGGCTTTGCGTACACCGACGATCTTTCCCCGGAGAAGCTTCTGCGCGCGGCCCGTACCGCCGCGCTGATCGCCTCCGGTCCGGCGAAGCAGCAGGTGCAGGGCTTTACCTCGCCTCATACGCCAGAGCTGTATCCCGTGGCCGGCGCCAGCACCGATGCGGAGATTGCGCAGAAGCTCGAACTGATTCTGCGTGCTGACCGTGCCGCGCGTGCCTTCGACAACCGCATTACGCAGGTGCGCGCCGGGTACAACGACGAGCTGCGCCGCATCCTTGTAGCCGCCAGCGACGGCACCTTTGCCAGTGATACCCAGCCGCTGGCCCGCTTCAACGTCTTCGTCATCGCCAAGGACGCGACCAATACCGCGCGCGGCACCAGCGGTGGCGGCGGCCGCGTGACGCTGGACTTCTTTGAAGGCGCGAAGAGCCCCGAGCACTTTGCCCGCGAGGCGGCGCGTACCGCCATTCTGCAGCTTGGCGCCATTGCCGCCCCGGCAGGCGAGATGCCCGTGGTGCTGGGCCCCGGCTGGCCCGGCGTTCTGCTTCACGAGGCGGTAGGCCACGGCCTGGAGGCGGACTTCAACCGCAAGAAGACCTCGGCCTTTGCCGGGTTGATTGGCCAGCAGGTGGCCAGCAGCAAGGTGACGGTGGTGGACAACGGCATCATGCCCAACCGCCGCGGCAGCCTGAACGTGGACGACGAAGGCACCCCGACGCGCGAGAATGTGCTGATTGAAAACGGCATCCTGCGCGGGTATCTGTCGGACAAGCTGTCCGCGCGGCTGATGGGCATACCGTCGACCGGCAGCGGGCGGCGCGAGAGCTACCAGCACATCACCATGCCGCGCATGACCAACACCTATATGCTCGCGGGCGAGGACCAGCCCGAGGACATCATCAAGAGCGTGAAGCGCGGGCTGTACGCGGTGAACTTCGGCGGCGGCCAGGTGGACATCACGAACGGCAAGTTCGTCTTCAGTGCCAGCGAGGCTTACCTGATTGAAGACGGTAAGGTGACGGCCCCGGTGAAGGGCGCAACCCTGATCGGCAACGGACCGGAGGCGCTGAAGTATGTGTCGATGGTGGGCAACGATCTGGCTCTGGATGAGGGCATCGGCACCTGCGGTAAGAGCGGGCAGAGCGTCCCGGTGGGCGTCGGCATGCCAACCGTCAAGCTGGACAAGATGACCGTCGGCGGAACGAACTAA